The genomic stretch GGTAAGCGATTAAGCCCTTTTGATCGCGCCATTGATATGCATGTTTCTAATTTGCGTAAAAAACTGTCACTCAATCAAGAATCTGGTGAGAGTTATGATGACAAGCCGCTGATCAAAACGCTACGTGGACGCGGATATTTGATGGTTGAGGACAAATAATGAAGCTGCCTAAAATCTCGAGTTTATATGGGCGAATTTTTGCCATTTTTTGGCTGACTATGCTATTGGTGGTCATTGCCATCTTGACCGTATCAAACTTAGATCCTAGGCAACTGCATGATATTCCCGAGCAACCCTTAGCTCGCTTGCAACAACACGCTCAAAGTATTACGAAAAAATTTGAATCTGCACCATCATTGATGAAAGCAATACATGAGATCGATCATCAATATGACCGTGACAAACAAATTGATTTTTACTTTGCCAAAAGCAATGCCGACTGGGTACCTGCGATTCGAAGCGATAGAAAAAAAGCGTTAAATAACTTTATTACCTTGTCAGATATTGCCGGCAAACCTCAACAACGACTTTACAACCGATTAATGGTGGCAGGTCCTATTCCGGTGGTTATTGCTCACACCCCGCTTAAAATGTTTGTCACCATTCGTTGGCACCGCCCACCTCCGTTTTTATTGCAAATACTTGATCGTCCTGTGCAACTATTATTGGCAGTTATGCTCACCAGTACCCCTCTTTTATTGTGGCTGGCTTGGGCGTTAAGTCGCCCCGCAATGCGGCTTGAAAAAGCGGCGCAAAAAGTGGCGCTCGGTCAGCTTGAAGTGGATCCTAAGCTAGAGAAAGGTCCAACCGAATTTAAACAAGCCGGTGCCAGTTTTAACCAAATGGTGTTATCGATCAATAATATGATCCAAGGGCAGCAACGCTTATTATCTGACATATCTCATGAACTAAGATCGCCGTTAACTCGACTGCGGATGGCCAATGCTCTCGCCACTCGTAAGCAAGGTGAGAGCGCGGAATTAACCCGAATAGACACCGAAGCTGAGCGATTAGAGAGCATGATCAATGCGTTATTAGAGCTCTCTCGCAAGCAAGCGGATACTCATGAGGTGCGCCAACACTTGCTGGCCAATGAGTTATGGCAAGAAATGGTCAATGATGCCCAATTTGAAGCAGAACAAATGGGCAAAAAATTACACAGCAATAGCGTGCCAACTTGCTATTTAACCGGCACACCTTATCTACTGACTAGTGCGATAGAGAATGTGGTACGCAATGCGATTAAATACAGCCATCAGCAAATTTGGCTCAACTTCTCCTATCATCAAGATCATATCAGAATTGTAATTGAAGATGATGGCGAAGGGGTCGATGAATTGGAGCTGGAGGCCATTTTCCGTCCTTTCTATCGCGTATCGACCGCACGCGATCGGGATAGTGGTGGCGCGGGTTTAGGCTTGGCTATCACCAGTTCGGCGGTGCATCAACACAATGGCACCATTCAAGCAGCACATAGTCAGCGTGGCGGACTTGGGGTGACAATTACCCTACCAATTAATGCTTAGCGATATCCGTTTTATTGTCGCTGAAAACTGTATCTTGACGTTACTGGGTATATACTCGGCGGCATAGTTTTTCTCTTTCTAACATCACGAGTTGTTTTTATGTTTGATATTGCTTTATTTGAACCAGAAATTGCCCCTAATACTGGCAACATCATCCGTCTCAGCGCCAACTGCGGGGCAAACTTGCATTTAATTGAGCCATTAGGATTCGATTTAGAAGAGAAGAAAGTGCGTCGTGCTGGGCTGGATTATCATGATATCGCGCGCGTAAAACGCCACAAAGATTACGCCGCATTTCTTGAATATCTACAACAAGAGAAAGGCGACGATGTGCGTATTTTTGCCTGCACCACCAAAACCACTGGCCATCATGTTGATGCGCAGTTTAAAGCGGGTGATGTGTTGTTATTTGGCCCAGAGACTCGGGGCTTACCAGCGGAAATCATCGAAGGACTACCAATGGAGCAACGTATTCGCATTCCTATGATGGCCGAAAGTCGCAGTTTGAATTTATCCAATGCCGTCGCCATCATTGCGTTTGAAGCATGGCGACAAATGGATTTTGGTGGCGCGCAATAATATCGGCAAATGCCGGCTAATTTAGCACTAAAAAAAGACAAGAACTTCGGCTCTTGTCTTTTTTTGTTGGTCATCACTATTGCCGCTATTTAGCTGTCGTTCCTAAACCCATTGCAGAATTTAGGGACCGAGCAAGTTTTAAGTGGAATTACTTATCTAGCCGCTTATCTTGATCGGCTTTCTTTTCATATTCACCTTCAAACACATCGCCTTGTTGGTTTTGGTTGGTATCGCCAAACGGATTATGTGCATCACCGGATTGAAAGCCACCCGATTGGAAGCCGCCACTTTGAAAACCACCACCAAATGGACCGCTGGCAGGGTTCACTTTGACTCGCTTCATTAATTGCTTGGCTAACATCGCGCGTGGAGCCGGTAACAAGACCACCATACCTAAAAAGTCAGTCATAAAGCCCGGCGTTAATAACAACACACCTGCAACAGCTAACATCACGCCTTCGACGATTTGTTGTGCGGGCAGTTCACCTTGTTGCATCCGTGATTGCACCGACATTAAAGTTTGAATACCTTGGCTACGCACTAAAGACGCGCCCACAATGGCTGTGGTTAGCACAATCGCAATGGTCGGCCATAAACCTATCGCGCCACCGACTTGAATAAACAGCGTAATTTCAACAATAGGGACACATATAAATAACACTAATAAAACAGTAAACACAGGCACCTCCAATAATCGTAAACTCAGTGTATGCTTTCATGATCAAGACAACAAATAATAACCACAACAAAACGTAACTTATCGTTTACAACCCTTACAATATAAGATTACCACCATCAAACGGCCGTTTTTAAACCTGCAAAAAATAAGTGTTCTCATTATGCTCAGATAAATAATTATAGGTGTTGAAAAGTTTGATCTAGGATCTATTTTTGTGCAATTAAAGGGGTATGATTGCAGCCAGAAAAAAACAGCCTATTGTTCCCATGAATGGATTCTAAGTAACACGGCAAATATTGTATTTATTAAGCTTATATGCTTGAGGTCCAAATTAATGACAAATCCAATTATTGACACTCCTGTTCAGCAATTTCGTATCGAAGAAGATCTTCTTGGCCAACGTGAAGTTCCAGCTGAAGCGTATTACGGCATTCACACTATTCGCGCAATCGAAAACTTCAATATCTCAAACAATACCATTTCTGATGTGCCTGAATTTGTTCGCGGCATGGTAATGACCAAAAAAGCGGCGACTCTAGCCAACAAAGAAATCGGCGTACTGCCTGCTGATATCAGTGATTTCATCATTCAAGCGTGTGACGTTATTCTGACTACTGGCAAATGCATGGATCAATTCCCATCAGACGTATTCCAAGGTGGTGCGGGCACTTCTGTTAACATGAACACTAACGAAGTCATTGCCAACCTTGCACTTGAGTTAATGGGCAAGCAAAAAGGTGAATACCAATTCATCAACCCAAATGATCATGTAAACAAGAGCCAATCCACTAACTGTGCTTATCCTACCGGTTTCCGCGTATCGGTTTACAGTAGCATCTTAAAAACCATTGAAGCAGTCGCTTACCTAAAAGAAGCCTTTGATCTTAAAAGCACTGAATTTGACGGCATCTTGAAAATGGGTCGCACCCAATTACAAGACGCAGTACCAATGACAGTTGGTCAAGAATTCCACGCTTGGTCTGTGACTCTAAATGAAGAAATTCGTAACTTAGATTACATTTCTAAATTATTGTTAGAAGTAAACTTAGGCGCAACCGCTATCGGTACCGGCCTTAACGCCGCGCCTGAATACCAAGCATTAGCAGTTAAACATTTAACGGAAGTAACGGGTTTTGAATGTGTTGCAGCGGAAGACTTGATCGAAGCAACCTCTGACTGTGGCGCTTATGTCATGGCTCACGGCGCACTAAAACGCCTAGCGATTAAACTGTCTAAAATCTGTAACGATTTACGTCTACTTTCTTCTGGTCCTCGTACTGGCTTAAATGAAATCAATTTGCCAGAACTGCAAGCCGGTTCTTCTATCATGCCAGCAAAAGTGAACCCAGTGATCCCAGAAGTGGTTAACCAAGTGTGCTTTAAGGTTCTTGGTAATGACACCGCACTGTCTTTTGCAGCCGAAGGCGGTCAATTACAGTTGAACGTGATGGAACCTGTGATCGCACAATGCATGTTTGAATCATTAGAAATACTGAAAAATGCCTGTGTAAACCTACGCGACAAATGTGTTGATGGCATCACCGTCAATAAAGAGGTTTGTGAAGCGTACGTATTTAATTCTATCGGTATCGTGACTTACTTAAACCCATACATTGGCCACCACGAAGGCGACATCGTCGGTAAGATTTGTGCTGAAACCGGTAAGAGCGTGCGTGAAATTGTACTCGACCGTGGTTTACTGACTGAAGATCAACTCGATGAGATCTTCTCGCCAGAAAACCTAATGCACCCACAATATAAGGCAAAACGTTATAACTAATATTTGCCTGTATTGATTAAGCATTAATTCAATGGAGGCAATAACTTGCCTCCATTGTCATATCTAATTCAAGATAAATTAGAAACCGTATTCTATAAAAGGAACACTGTTATGTTGATACAATTATTTATTGTTCTGTTATTTATTTACCTCGGAGCCAGAATTGGTGGCATAGGTATTGGTTTTTCTGGTGGGGCAGGTGTTATTGCTCTTACTATGTTTTTTGGGGTGGATGCTGGTAGTATCCCGATCGATGTTATCTTAATTATTGCTTCCGTTATTAC from Vibrio algicola encodes the following:
- the cpxA gene encoding envelope stress sensor histidine kinase CpxA — protein: MKLPKISSLYGRIFAIFWLTMLLVVIAILTVSNLDPRQLHDIPEQPLARLQQHAQSITKKFESAPSLMKAIHEIDHQYDRDKQIDFYFAKSNADWVPAIRSDRKKALNNFITLSDIAGKPQQRLYNRLMVAGPIPVVIAHTPLKMFVTIRWHRPPPFLLQILDRPVQLLLAVMLTSTPLLLWLAWALSRPAMRLEKAAQKVALGQLEVDPKLEKGPTEFKQAGASFNQMVLSINNMIQGQQRLLSDISHELRSPLTRLRMANALATRKQGESAELTRIDTEAERLESMINALLELSRKQADTHEVRQHLLANELWQEMVNDAQFEAEQMGKKLHSNSVPTCYLTGTPYLLTSAIENVVRNAIKYSHQQIWLNFSYHQDHIRIVIEDDGEGVDELELEAIFRPFYRVSTARDRDSGGAGLGLAITSSAVHQHNGTIQAAHSQRGGLGVTITLPINA
- a CDS encoding tRNA (cytidine(34)-2'-O)-methyltransferase, with protein sequence MFDIALFEPEIAPNTGNIIRLSANCGANLHLIEPLGFDLEEKKVRRAGLDYHDIARVKRHKDYAAFLEYLQQEKGDDVRIFACTTKTTGHHVDAQFKAGDVLLFGPETRGLPAEIIEGLPMEQRIRIPMMAESRSLNLSNAVAIIAFEAWRQMDFGGAQ
- a CDS encoding FxsA family protein encodes the protein MFTVLLVLFICVPIVEITLFIQVGGAIGLWPTIAIVLTTAIVGASLVRSQGIQTLMSVQSRMQQGELPAQQIVEGVMLAVAGVLLLTPGFMTDFLGMVVLLPAPRAMLAKQLMKRVKVNPASGPFGGGFQSGGFQSGGFQSGDAHNPFGDTNQNQQGDVFEGEYEKKADQDKRLDK
- the aspA gene encoding aspartate ammonia-lyase — protein: MTNPIIDTPVQQFRIEEDLLGQREVPAEAYYGIHTIRAIENFNISNNTISDVPEFVRGMVMTKKAATLANKEIGVLPADISDFIIQACDVILTTGKCMDQFPSDVFQGGAGTSVNMNTNEVIANLALELMGKQKGEYQFINPNDHVNKSQSTNCAYPTGFRVSVYSSILKTIEAVAYLKEAFDLKSTEFDGILKMGRTQLQDAVPMTVGQEFHAWSVTLNEEIRNLDYISKLLLEVNLGATAIGTGLNAAPEYQALAVKHLTEVTGFECVAAEDLIEATSDCGAYVMAHGALKRLAIKLSKICNDLRLLSSGPRTGLNEINLPELQAGSSIMPAKVNPVIPEVVNQVCFKVLGNDTALSFAAEGGQLQLNVMEPVIAQCMFESLEILKNACVNLRDKCVDGITVNKEVCEAYVFNSIGIVTYLNPYIGHHEGDIVGKICAETGKSVREIVLDRGLLTEDQLDEIFSPENLMHPQYKAKRYN